The following proteins are encoded in a genomic region of Paenibacillus sp. FSL R7-0273:
- a CDS encoding cupin domain-containing protein produces MAKHEEVANGVIFPVGEKNEAFAKYFIGQSYLKMLVADPEINVGVGNVTFEPGCRNNWHIHRNGYQLLLVTGGEGWYQEEGQAAQLLKSGDVIVTRDGVKHWHGATKDSWFEHIAITAGTPEWLEPVSEEQYNKL; encoded by the coding sequence ATGGCAAAGCATGAAGAGGTCGCAAACGGTGTGATTTTCCCTGTCGGCGAGAAGAATGAGGCATTTGCAAAATATTTTATCGGACAAAGCTATCTCAAAATGCTGGTTGCCGATCCTGAAATAAATGTTGGGGTAGGGAACGTGACCTTTGAACCGGGCTGCCGGAACAACTGGCATATTCATAGAAACGGGTATCAGCTGCTGCTTGTAACCGGCGGCGAAGGCTGGTATCAGGAGGAAGGGCAAGCGGCACAGCTGCTAAAATCAGGCGATGTTATCGTTACCCGCGATGGTGTAAAACACTGGCACGGGGCAACGAAGGACAGCTGGTTTGAGCACATAGCCATCACTGCCGGTACACCTGAATGGCTGGAGCCGGTCTCAGAGGAGCAATATAACAAACTGTAA